A genomic segment from Lignipirellula cremea encodes:
- a CDS encoding sigma-70 family RNA polymerase sigma factor — protein sequence MTTNNPPQPTIEALFLQQAAAVRGFVRGLVPDRAAADDVFQEVFLTVKQRGADFRRDGDFLAWVRGIARNKVLEHYRRQRRTPLPFDEELLNLLADSAEGSDQLLEQRREALTKCLERLAPRAREIVDLRYAEQPLSPPEIAERLAWTTNAVHVALARARAFLRECTQQVLASGEVS from the coding sequence ATGACCACGAACAACCCACCCCAGCCGACCATCGAAGCGTTGTTTTTGCAACAAGCAGCGGCGGTGCGCGGGTTTGTGAGAGGACTGGTGCCGGATCGGGCGGCGGCGGATGACGTGTTTCAGGAGGTCTTTCTTACGGTAAAGCAACGGGGGGCGGATTTCCGGCGGGACGGGGACTTTCTTGCCTGGGTGCGCGGCATTGCTCGCAACAAGGTGCTCGAGCATTACCGGCGGCAACGCAGGACGCCCCTGCCGTTCGACGAGGAGTTGCTCAATCTGCTGGCGGACTCCGCGGAAGGTTCCGACCAACTCCTGGAGCAGCGGCGGGAGGCTTTGACGAAGTGCCTCGAGCGGTTAGCGCCGCGGGCCCGGGAGATTGTTGATCTGCGTTATGCGGAGCAGCCTCTGAGTCCGCCGGAAATCGCCGAACGGCTCGCCTGGACGACCAACGCAGTCCACGTTGCTCTGGCCCGTGCGCGGGCTTTTTTGCGTGAATGTACTCAACAAGTGCTGGCAAGTGGTGAAGTGTCATGA